The Pantoea nemavictus genome includes a region encoding these proteins:
- the secM gene encoding secA translation cis-regulator SecM: protein MIGIFSRWRQLGRRYFWPHLLLGMVAASLGLPACAQSSEPTANDSPISSLFVGNVVQFDHLIRLQESARRPNFNVDYWHQHAIRTVIRHLSFSMTPPAQAEADQALPLAAQKLALIGSLQALLTSPAQPLTVVEPQQNLRHSEPQIHSSADWQAAIHGIRAGPFEA, encoded by the coding sequence GTGATCGGGATTTTCTCACGCTGGCGACAATTAGGCAGACGCTATTTCTGGCCTCATCTCCTTTTGGGGATGGTGGCGGCCAGTTTGGGCTTGCCTGCCTGCGCGCAAAGCTCTGAACCCACGGCGAACGATTCGCCGATCAGCAGCCTATTTGTTGGCAATGTTGTTCAGTTCGATCATCTCATTCGTTTGCAGGAAAGCGCGCGTCGACCGAATTTTAACGTCGATTATTGGCATCAGCATGCAATTCGTACGGTGATACGCCACCTTTCCTTTAGCATGACGCCACCCGCTCAGGCTGAGGCCGACCAGGCTTTACCGCTGGCGGCGCAAAAGCTGGCGTTGATTGGTTCGCTTCAAGCGCTTTTAACCTCTCCCGCACAGCCACTTACTGTCGTTGAGCCGCAGCAAAACCTGCGTCACAGCGAGCCGCAAATCCACTCTTCTGCTGATTGGCAGGCTGCTATTCACGGCATCCGCGCCGGACCTTTCGAAGCTTAA